Proteins from one Sander lucioperca isolate FBNREF2018 chromosome 16, SLUC_FBN_1.2, whole genome shotgun sequence genomic window:
- the ndufv1 gene encoding NADH dehydrogenase [ubiquinone] flavoprotein 1, mitochondrial, producing MLSLSRAVVCGVARAPAAVSQGAVTAITRFNSTTQSAPKKTTFGPLADEDRIFTNLYGRHDWRLKGAMKRGDWYKTKEILLKGVDWILNEIKVSGLRGRGGAGFPTGMKWSFMNKPSDGRPKYLVVNADEGEPGTCKDREIMRNDPHKLVEGCLVAGRAMGARAAYIYIRGEFYNESSNLQVAINEAYAAGLIGKDCCGSGYDFDVFVMRGAGAYICGEETALIESLEGKQGKPRLKPPFPADVGVFGCPTTVANVETVAVAPTICRRGGPWFLGFGRERNSGTKLFNISGHVNNPCTVEEEMSIPLKDLIERHAGGVRGGWDNLLAVIPGGSSTPLIPKNVCEEVLMDFDGLIQAQTGLGTAALIVMDKSTDIIRAIARLIEFYKHESCGQCTPCREGVDWMNNMMWRFVKGDARPSEIDMIWELSKQIEGHTICALGDGAAWPVQGLIRHFRPVMESRIAEHQQQARA from the exons ATGCTGTCCCTGTCTCGAGCAGTGGTGTGTGGGGTGGCCCGTGCTCCAGCTGCTGTCAGTCAAGGTGCAGTGACTGCTATCACCCGATTCAACAGCACAACACAG AGTGCTCCTAAGAAAACCACATTTGGACCTCTTGCAGATGAGGACAGAATTTTCACAAACCTTTATGGCCGCCATGACTGGAG GCTGAAGGGGGCGATGAAGCGTGGCGACTGGTACAAAACTAAGGAGATCCTTTTGAAGGGAGTCGACTGGATCCTCAATGAGATCAAGGTTTCTGGCCTGCGTGGGCGAGGTGGAGCTGGTTTCCCTACAGGCATGAAGTGGAGCTTCATGAACAAGCCCAGCGATGGCAG GCCAAAGTATCTGGTGGTGAACGCAGATGAAGGAGAACCTGGCACCTGTAAGGACAGGGAGATTATGCGAAATGACCCACACAAACTGGTGGAGGGCTGcctggtggctgggagagccaTGGGGGCGCGTGCTGCATATATTTATATCAGAGGAGAGTTCTACAATGAGTCTTCCAACCTGCAG GTGGCTATCAATGAGGCCTATGCTGCTGGGCTCATTGGAAAGGACTGCTGTGGCAGCGGTTATGACTTTGATGTGTTTGTGATGCGTGGTGCTGGAGCATACATCTGTGGAGAGGAGACCGCTCTTATCGAGTCCCTGGAGGGAAAGCAGGGGAAGCCACGCCTGAAGCCCCCATTTCCTGCTGATGTGG GTGTGTTTGGTTGCCCAACAACTGTTGCCAATGTGGAGACTGTAGCCGTGGCGCCCACCATCTGTCGTCGTGGCGGCCCGTGGTTTCTGGGCTTTGGCAGAGAGAGAAACTCCGGCACAAAGCTCTTCAACATCTCCGGCCATGTTAACAACCCCTGCACGGTAGAGGAGGAGATGTCTATCCCTCTGAAAGACCTCATTGAGAGGCACGCAG GTGGAGTGCGTGGTGGTTGGGATAACCTGCTGGCTGTAATCCCCGGTGGCTCCTCAACACCCCTTATTCCCAAGAATGTCTGTGAAGAGGTGCTGATGGACTTTGATGGCCTCATCCAGGCTCAGACTGGCCTGGGGACAGCTGCACTTATAGTCATGGACAAATCT ACTGACATTATCAGAGCCATCGCCCGTCTGATTGAGTTCTACAAGCATGAGAGTTGCGGCCAGTGCACACCCTGCAGAGAAG GAGTGGACTGGATGAATAACATGATGTGGCGTTTTGTGAAAGGTGATGCACGGCCATCAGAGATCGACATGATTTGGGAGCTCAGTAAGCAGATTGAGGGACACACTATCTGTGCCCTGGGAGATGGTGCGGCATGGCCAGTGCAG gGATTGATCCGGCACTTCAGGCCGGTGATGGAAAGCCGAATTGCTGAACACCAGCAGCAGGCCAGGGCTTAA